AGCGCCTCGCGCACGCTGTATTCGCCGACGAGCCCGCGCGAGCGCAGGCCGCCCGTCACCTCCGCGTCATAGACGATCTGCAGCCGGTTGGCGTCGGCGAAGGCGTTGAGATTATCGGCGAGCGGCGCCGGGCCGAGCTCATAGCGGCGCAGCAGTCCCAGCCGCTCCTGCGGCGCGACATTGGCCTGCGCCGGATTATCCGACGCGCCGGCCCCCAATGCGAATGCGCTCATCGCCGCCGCCGCCAGCGTCGATCCCATCCGGCCTCCGATCTTGCCGCCTCCAATCGCCCGTCCGTCTCGCGCAATCTGTTTCGAACGCCCCGTCTTCATCGCCGCCTCATCTCGTTCGTCTTGGGTTCTCAAAACCCTCGACGACTCCACGGAGGCGGCCGGAAAAGAGGAGGTCGACCGATGAAAAAAATTGTTAATGGATCAAAATCAGATAATTGGAAAGCCGAGTGAGGCGCAGGCCGAGCGCGCTCTCGAGCTCGTCGAAGGCGGCGAGCGGATCGTCGGCGAGGAACACGCCGGTCACCCGCCGCGCCTTCAGAGCGGGATCGAGGAAAGCGACATAGCCACGATGGTGACGCGCCAGCGTCGCCACCACCTCGCCGAGCGGCGCATCCGCAAAGATCAGCCGGCCACGGCGCCAGCCGGTCGCCCGCGCGACATCGGTCCGGGCGGGCGGCGAGGCCTCAGCGCCGCCCGTGAAGGCGGTGCGCTCGCCCTCCGCCACCACGACGCCGGCGCCGCCGTTCTCCACCTTCACGCTGTGCTCGCCGACCACGACGCGCACCCGCTCGCCTGCCACCGCCACGTCGAAAGCCGTGCCGAGCGCGGTGACGGCGCCCGAGCCGGCGGCGACCACGAAAGGCCGCGCGGGGTCGGGCGCGACCTCGAACCAGGCCTCGCCCTCGAGGAGCGCGATGCGCCGCTCGCCATCCGCAAAATGCACGGCGATGGCGCTCTTCGCGTCGAGCTCCACGCGCGAGCCGTCGGCGAGGGTCACGGCCCGCGTCTCGCCGGCGCCGGTCACATGGGTCGCGCGCAGATAGAGGAAAATGTCGTGCTGGAACAGCAGCGCCAGCGCGCCCGCGGCGGCGACGCCGGCGATTTTGCGCTTGCGGCCGGGCGCCTTGCGGATGCGCGCGCCCGGCAGCTTCGCGCCGAGAAAGCCGCACACGCTGGTGATTTTCTGAAAAGCCGCGTCATGGCGCGGGTCGGCCGCCAGCCAGTCCTCGAAGGCGCGCTGCTCGCGGCGCGTCGGCGCGCGCTCGTTGCGGCGCAGCCACCAGTCGATGGCCGCGGCGCGGATCGCCTCGGGAATGGCTCGCTCGTCGTCGGTCATGGCGGGGGCGCGCTCCTCTCCTCGAGTTCCACGCGTGAGCGGCCGGAAGAGGAGGTCGGGCGCGCAAATTATTCGAGCGCCGCCCAGCAGCGGGCGAGCGCCATGCGCATATGCTTCTGCGCCATGTTGCGCGACATCCCGAGCCTGGAGGCGATGGCGCCGAGATCGAGCCCGTCGTTCATATAGAGCACGAACACCTCGCGGCAGCGCGGCGGCAGCGCCAGAATGGCGGCGTGGACGAGCCGCCATTTCTCCATTGCCTCCATTTGCGCGAGCGGCGACAATTCCGGCGAGGGCGCGTCGGCTCCGACCGCGCCGAGCTCGAACAGCTTCGTCTCCGCGGCCTTGGCGCGCGCGAAATCGCGGACGAGATTCATCGCGATCTTCTGCAGGAAGGGCGGCGGCTCGGCCACCGCCTCGGCCTCGATCCGCGCGATGAAGCGCGCAAAGGTTTCCTGCAGCAGGTCGGGGGCGTCGTCGCGTCCGACCCTGCGCAAGAGATAAGTCATCAGCTCGCGTCGATGGCGCTCGAAGAGATCGCCGATCGCGCTCTGCTC
The sequence above is a segment of the Methylosinus trichosporium OB3b genome. Coding sequences within it:
- a CDS encoding FecR family protein, with translation MTDDERAIPEAIRAAAIDWWLRRNERAPTRREQRAFEDWLAADPRHDAAFQKITSVCGFLGAKLPGARIRKAPGRKRKIAGVAAAGALALLFQHDIFLYLRATHVTGAGETRAVTLADGSRVELDAKSAIAVHFADGERRIALLEGEAWFEVAPDPARPFVVAAGSGAVTALGTAFDVAVAGERVRVVVGEHSVKVENGGAGVVVAEGERTAFTGGAEASPPARTDVARATGWRRGRLIFADAPLGEVVATLARHHRGYVAFLDPALKARRVTGVFLADDPLAAFDELESALGLRLTRLSNYLILIH
- a CDS encoding RNA polymerase sigma factor — encoded protein: MFSREQSAIGDLFERHRRELMTYLLRRVGRDDAPDLLQETFARFIARIEAEAVAEPPPFLQKIAMNLVRDFARAKAAETKLFELGAVGADAPSPELSPLAQMEAMEKWRLVHAAILALPPRCREVFVLYMNDGLDLGAIASRLGMSRNMAQKHMRMALARCWAALE